One window of the Gambusia affinis linkage group LG13, SWU_Gaff_1.0, whole genome shotgun sequence genome contains the following:
- the pwwp2b gene encoding PWWP domain-containing protein 2B isoform X1, translating to MEAADEELRAGSRVPVTIDHVVNDTLVVTLTYRERSYTGILLDSNKKTGLFCLPDFTSKLGDCPITKPDCEISEIFNEEPVAKSPSQVSHRPKDENSVPESSEPTAPPPPPCPVPTPVPAGQTPFPPYFEGAPFPPPLWVRHTYSQWVPQPPPRPIKRKKRRSREPGRMTISTIRLRPRQVLCEKCKNTLNSDEDSKDGISNTKTSRKENTLQSDDDGDYKDNPAKLSRKEDVITTKDTKRRENAPVLDGKRFRKDKRGEADVEKYTASDVIPHSPVIKISYSTPQGKGEVMKIPSRVHGSIKPFCPKQLVQNGVGGNVKRSTDATKDQRHILDATRSGLTVSIPKLKLTRPFATVNQGSSCPKIRLRPPQSQGEETMMEYDTELVGGSRRRSPRGPGSCIPHSEDSGEGKNSLELWSGSSGEEADRSHSDLTLLINFRKRKADSSSLSVCSSDSLDESKSFSSEGTSPELCDLAPGEDLSVTSSSVTPREDCKTVPPLTVRLHTRSMTKCVTEEGHAVAVGDIVWGKIHGFPWWPARVLSISGTRKQESDRCEAQWPQAKVAWFGSPTTSQLSVAKLSPFRELFRSRFNRKKKGMYRRAILEAAKAVGHMGPEISSLLSHCDTG from the exons ATGGAGGCTGCGGACGAGGAGCTGCGGGCCGGCTCTCGGGTACCTGTCACTATCGATCATGTTGTTAACGACACGCTGGTGGTGACGCTGACCTACCGAGAAAGAAGCTATACGGGGATATTACTCGATTCCAACAAAAA GACTGGACTCTTCTGTCTGCCAGATTTCACATCTAAACTTGGTGACTGCCCCATCACGAAGCCAGACTGTGAAATTTCAGAAATCTTCAATGAGGAGCCGGTTGCTAAATCTCCGAGCCAAGTCTCACACAGACCAAAGGATGAAAACTCGGTCCCTGAAAGCAGCGAACCGACagcacctccacctccaccctgCCCTGTCCCCACACCCGTGCCAGCTGGACAGACTCCTTTCCCTCCTTATTTTGAAGGAGCGCCGTTCCCTCCGCCTTTATGGGTGCGCCACACCTACAGCCAGTGGGTACCTCAACCCCCTCCGCGACCAAtcaagaggaagaagaggcgGTCACGAGAGCCAGGGCGAATGACCATCAGCACCATTCGACTGCGGCCGCGACAGGTTCTGTgtgaaaagtgtaaaaacacGCTTAATAGCGACGAGGACAGCAAAGATGGCATTAGCAACACTAAGACTTCTAGAAAAGAGAATACTCTGCAGAGTGACGATGACGGGGATTATAAGGACAACCCAGCAAAGCTGTCGAGAAAAGAGGACGTCATCACAACGAAGGACACCAAAAGACGAGAAAACGCCCCTGTCCTCGATGGCAAGCGCTTCCGAAAGGACAAAAGGGGCGAGGCTGACGTTGAGAAATACACAGCAAGTGATGTTATCCCTCACAGCCCCGTCATAAAGATTTCCTACAGCACTCCACAAGGGAAGGGGGAGGTCATGAAGATCCCATCCCGGGTACATGGCTCAATCAAACCCTTCTGCCCGAAACAGCTGGTGCAAAACGGCGTGGGAGGAAACGTCAAGAGGTCCACGGACGCCACCAAGGACCAGCGGCACATTTTGGACGCCACTAGGTCCGGCCTCACTGTCTCTATTCCAAAACTCAAACTAACCCGGCCTTTCGCAACGGTGAACCAAGGCTCGTCCTGTCCAAAGATCCGGTTGAGACCGCCGCAGAGTCAGGGAGAGGAGACCATGATGGAGTACGACACGGAACTGGTTGGGGGCAGCAGGAGACGGAGCCCCAGGGGGCCTGGTTCCTGCATCCCCCACTCTGAAGACTCTGGGGAGGGCAAGAACTCGTTGGAGTTGTGGTCAGGGAGTTCTGGGGAGGAGGCAGACCGCAGCCACAGCGACCTGACCCTCCTGATCAACTTCCGGAAGCGTAAAGCGGACTCATCCAGCCTGTCCGTGTGCAGCAGCGACAGCTTGGACGAGTCCAAGTCCTTCAGCTCCGAAGGGACGTCGCCAGAGCTGTGCGACCTAGCACCGGGCGAAGACCTGTCCGTCACCTCGTCTTCCGTGACGCCGCGCGAGGATTGCAAGACGGTGCCGCCGCTCACAGTGCGCCTCCACACCCGCAGCATGACAAAGTGTGTAACGGAGGAGGGCCACGCCGTGGCGGTGGGCGACATCGTGTGGGGGAAGATCCACGGCTTCCCCTGGTGGCCGGCCCGCGTGCTCAGCATCAGCGGCACCCGGAAGCAGGAGTCCGACAGATGCGAGGCCCAGTGGCCCCAGGCGAAGGTGGCATGGTTCGGCTCGCCCACCACCTCCCAGCTGTCCGTAGCCAAGTTGTCGCCCTTCAGAGAGCTCTTCAGGTCCCGCTTCAACCGCAAG
- the pwwp2b gene encoding PWWP domain-containing protein 2B isoform X2, with product MEAADEELRAGSRVPVTIDHVVNDTLVVTLTYRERSYTGILLDSNKKTGLFCLPDFTSKLGDCPITKPDCEISEIFNEEPVAKSPSQVSHRPKDENSVPESSEPTAPPPPPCPVPTPVPAGQTPFPPYFEGAPFPPPLWVRHTYSQWVPQPPPRPIKRKKRRSREPGRMTISTIRLRPRQVLCEKCKNTLNSDEDSKDGISNTKTSRKENTLQSDDDGDYKDNPAKLSRKEDVITTKDTKRRENAPVLDGKRFRKDKRGEADVEKYTASDVIPHSPVIKISYSTPQGKGEVMKIPSRVHGSIKPFCPKQLVQNGVGGNVKRSTDATKDQRHILDATRSGLTVSIPKLKLTRPFATVNQGSSCPKIRLRPPQSQGEETMMEYDTELVGGSRRRSPRGPGSCIPHSEDSGEGKNSLELWSGSSGEEADRSHSDLTLLINFRKRKADSSSLSVCSSDSLDESKSFSSEGTSPELCDLAPGEDLSVTSSSVTPREDCKTVPPLTVRLHTRSMTKCVTEEGHAVAVGDIVWGKIHGFPWWPARVLSISGTRKQESDRCEAQWPQAKVAWFGSPTTSQLSVAKLSPFRELFRSRFNRKKKGMYRRAILEAAKAVGHMGPEISSLLSHCDT from the exons ATGGAGGCTGCGGACGAGGAGCTGCGGGCCGGCTCTCGGGTACCTGTCACTATCGATCATGTTGTTAACGACACGCTGGTGGTGACGCTGACCTACCGAGAAAGAAGCTATACGGGGATATTACTCGATTCCAACAAAAA GACTGGACTCTTCTGTCTGCCAGATTTCACATCTAAACTTGGTGACTGCCCCATCACGAAGCCAGACTGTGAAATTTCAGAAATCTTCAATGAGGAGCCGGTTGCTAAATCTCCGAGCCAAGTCTCACACAGACCAAAGGATGAAAACTCGGTCCCTGAAAGCAGCGAACCGACagcacctccacctccaccctgCCCTGTCCCCACACCCGTGCCAGCTGGACAGACTCCTTTCCCTCCTTATTTTGAAGGAGCGCCGTTCCCTCCGCCTTTATGGGTGCGCCACACCTACAGCCAGTGGGTACCTCAACCCCCTCCGCGACCAAtcaagaggaagaagaggcgGTCACGAGAGCCAGGGCGAATGACCATCAGCACCATTCGACTGCGGCCGCGACAGGTTCTGTgtgaaaagtgtaaaaacacGCTTAATAGCGACGAGGACAGCAAAGATGGCATTAGCAACACTAAGACTTCTAGAAAAGAGAATACTCTGCAGAGTGACGATGACGGGGATTATAAGGACAACCCAGCAAAGCTGTCGAGAAAAGAGGACGTCATCACAACGAAGGACACCAAAAGACGAGAAAACGCCCCTGTCCTCGATGGCAAGCGCTTCCGAAAGGACAAAAGGGGCGAGGCTGACGTTGAGAAATACACAGCAAGTGATGTTATCCCTCACAGCCCCGTCATAAAGATTTCCTACAGCACTCCACAAGGGAAGGGGGAGGTCATGAAGATCCCATCCCGGGTACATGGCTCAATCAAACCCTTCTGCCCGAAACAGCTGGTGCAAAACGGCGTGGGAGGAAACGTCAAGAGGTCCACGGACGCCACCAAGGACCAGCGGCACATTTTGGACGCCACTAGGTCCGGCCTCACTGTCTCTATTCCAAAACTCAAACTAACCCGGCCTTTCGCAACGGTGAACCAAGGCTCGTCCTGTCCAAAGATCCGGTTGAGACCGCCGCAGAGTCAGGGAGAGGAGACCATGATGGAGTACGACACGGAACTGGTTGGGGGCAGCAGGAGACGGAGCCCCAGGGGGCCTGGTTCCTGCATCCCCCACTCTGAAGACTCTGGGGAGGGCAAGAACTCGTTGGAGTTGTGGTCAGGGAGTTCTGGGGAGGAGGCAGACCGCAGCCACAGCGACCTGACCCTCCTGATCAACTTCCGGAAGCGTAAAGCGGACTCATCCAGCCTGTCCGTGTGCAGCAGCGACAGCTTGGACGAGTCCAAGTCCTTCAGCTCCGAAGGGACGTCGCCAGAGCTGTGCGACCTAGCACCGGGCGAAGACCTGTCCGTCACCTCGTCTTCCGTGACGCCGCGCGAGGATTGCAAGACGGTGCCGCCGCTCACAGTGCGCCTCCACACCCGCAGCATGACAAAGTGTGTAACGGAGGAGGGCCACGCCGTGGCGGTGGGCGACATCGTGTGGGGGAAGATCCACGGCTTCCCCTGGTGGCCGGCCCGCGTGCTCAGCATCAGCGGCACCCGGAAGCAGGAGTCCGACAGATGCGAGGCCCAGTGGCCCCAGGCGAAGGTGGCATGGTTCGGCTCGCCCACCACCTCCCAGCTGTCCGTAGCCAAGTTGTCGCCCTTCAGAGAGCTCTTCAGGTCCCGCTTCAACCGCAAG